Proteins from a single region of Hydra vulgaris chromosome 12, alternate assembly HydraT2T_AEP:
- the LOC101236968 gene encoding COMM domain-containing protein 2 encodes MFFLNDQQKEQLSLLKQVDVGIAKEFCKIAVDFLKEGTNPKKYILAAQKLNTQSDQIRKSVEAIMHVLNESAKLELDEIDFRDSLKDIDFSEDLFQFFVESYLTNKNDIRNILRDMSIGLPRYTNLEWRFDIIKSSRMLKQQTTPEILLKLFTSDSMNMTEVKILKTDPVNLQHLTLVLEEALRDLKSSHCRRIARSIK; translated from the coding sequence atgttttttttgaatgacCAACAGAAAGAACAGTTATCTTTGCTTAAACAAGTTGACGTAGGCATCGCAAAAGAATTTTGCAAGATTGCTGtagattttttgaaagaagGTACAAAcccaaaaaagtatatattagcTGCACAAAAACTGAACACACAGTCTGATCAAATTCGTAAAAGCGTTGAAGCAATTATGCATGTACTAAATGAATCTGCCAAACTAGAATTAGATGAAATTGATTTTAGAGATTCATTAAAAGATATTGACTTTTCAGAagatttatttcagttttttgtagaatcttatttaacaaacaaaaatgatatACGAAATATATTACGTGATATGTCGATTGGTTTACCAAGATATACAAATCTTGAATGGCGTTTTGACATAATTAAATCAAGTCGAATGCTTAAACAGCAAACAACTCCTGAGATTTTGCTCAAATTATTTACAAGTGATAGTATGAATATGACAGaagtaaagattttaaaaacagatcCAGTGAACTTACAACATTTGACATTAGTTCTTGAAGAAGCTCTTCGTGATCTTAAAAGTTCTCATTGTCGCCGAATTGCAAGAAGTATAAAATAA
- the LOC136088908 gene encoding uncharacterized protein LOC136088908 has translation MMHELGVISDLLTTEIAFSTKNLTLGFDAATQESVHVNVVHLTTESACMVVAIDQLPGGTAYSYQSHITKSVDNLAKLYSDFYQLQFTDVRSTIIGNITNTMSDRVASNLATVTILNFFRQKLLNELNCHIHPMHTMTSSCKSSLKALETSKGKLFGRDCIAANNVLQLNKLRYEDAKGDLKGFISFLDQHKLPRGLLPCYRVNRLHILFHTCGILIHHYEILKTFLYSGLALCGGLT, from the exons ATGATGCATGAGCTAGGTGTAATATCAGACTTACTGACCACTGAAATAGCtttctcaacaaaaaatctgaCACTTGGTTTTGATGCAGCAACACAGGAGAGTGTTCATGTAAATGTTGTGCACTTAACAACAGAATCAGCATGCATGGTTGTAGCTATTGATCAACTTCCTGGAGGTACAGCTTACAGCTATCAGAGTCACATTACAAAATCTGTTGATAATCTTGCCAAGTTATATAGTGACTTCTACCAGTTACAATTCACTGATGTGCGAAGTACTATTATTGGAAACATAACTAACACAATGAGTGACAGAGTAGCATCAAACCTTGCTACAGTTactatattaaacttttttaggcagaaattattaaatgaacTAAACTGTCACATTCACCCTATGCACACAATGACCAGTTCGTGTAAGTCTTCACTCAAAGCATTAGAGACCTCTAAAGGAAAACTTTTTGGAAGAGACTGCATTGCAGCAAATAATGTTTTACAGCTAAACAAACTTCGCTATGAAGATGCAAAAG GTGACCTAAAGGGTTTTATATCCTTTTTGGACCAACACAAGCTGCCCAGAGGACTGCTACCATGCTACAGAGTAAACAGACTACACATTCTTTTTCACACATGTGGTATTTTGATTCATCACTATGAAATATTGAAGACATTTCTGTATTCTGGCTTAGCGTTATGTGGAGGTCTGACATAG
- the LOC101235091 gene encoding bactericidal permeability-increasing protein has protein sequence MSIFWICVVGFSVASCFPVDILNNSTQNGLDYVRKLGVPFIEKELLTLSIPDVKGTAKTPVGSISYEITSIAIKNVLIPKSNLTVSAESGLTVQCENAELDVSSNWKYKEDNWPHIKDSGTVALTMKNINLDVSLDLDSRNETHPKIEVRKCSLKINDVNLKFNGGASWLYNLFADIIANEVKSSISDEICRIISKMVDDEGNKILNSIPEIVSAIKTQISMLESHKSRF, from the exons ATGTCTATTTTTTGGATATGTGTAGTTGGCTTTTCTGTGGCAAGCTGTTTTCCTGTCGATATTTTGAATAACTCAACGCAGAATGGGTTGGATTATG ttcGAAAACTTGGAGTtccttttattgaaaaagagtTGCTTACACTTTCAATTCCAGATGTGAAAGGAACAGCTAAAACACCAGTTGGCAGCATATCATACGAAATTACGAG tattgcaattaaaaatgttttaataccaAAGTCAAATTTAACTGTAAGTGCAGAATCTGGTTTGACTGTCCAGTGTGAAAATGCCGAACTTGACGTAAGCTCTAATTGGAAATACAAAGAAGATAACTG GCCACACATCAAAGATAGTGGTACTGTTGctttaacaatgaaaaatattaaccTTGATGTTTCTTTGGATTTAG attcgCGAAATGAAACTCATCCAAAAATAGAAGTTCGAAAATGTTCATTGAAAATTAACGATGTTAACCTCAAGTTCAACGGTGGGGCAAG TTGGTTGTACAACTTATTTGCAGACATAATAGCTAATGAAGTAAAGAGCAGTATTTCTGATGAA atttgtCGAATTATCTCTAAAATGGTCGACGATGAAggcaacaaaattttaaacagcATACCTGA